One window from the genome of Paenibacillus azoreducens encodes:
- a CDS encoding ECF transporter S component, with protein sequence MQDKQAASQRLSRRTWLAAAFILVIIPATILLGVFLLNDRKYYFISLLIVLYTMIPFAMVFERRKPQAREMIVIAVMTAIAVAGRGAFFMLPQFKPVVAIVIISGVSLGPEAGFLVGAMTGFVSNFFFGQGPWTPWQMFCFGIIGFLAGVLFKKGLLHKSKLSLCIYGGLSTFVIYGGIINIGSLLIFTAAFSWKALLATYISGFWFDMVHALATVFFLFILSRPMLEKLDRVKTKYGLLEP encoded by the coding sequence ATGCAGGACAAGCAAGCCGCAAGTCAACGTTTAAGCCGCCGCACTTGGCTGGCCGCCGCATTTATTCTGGTGATCATCCCGGCCACGATCCTGCTTGGCGTGTTTTTGCTGAATGACCGTAAATATTATTTCATCAGCCTGCTAATTGTGCTTTACACGATGATTCCTTTTGCCATGGTCTTCGAGCGGCGCAAACCGCAGGCAAGGGAGATGATCGTCATCGCCGTGATGACGGCGATTGCCGTGGCGGGGCGGGGGGCCTTTTTTATGCTGCCGCAGTTCAAGCCGGTCGTAGCGATCGTGATCATTTCCGGAGTAAGCCTGGGGCCCGAAGCGGGTTTCCTCGTTGGAGCGATGACGGGGTTTGTGTCCAATTTTTTCTTTGGCCAAGGGCCATGGACGCCGTGGCAAATGTTTTGCTTTGGCATTATCGGCTTTCTGGCAGGCGTCCTGTTCAAAAAAGGACTGCTGCATAAAAGCAAGCTTTCGCTTTGCATCTATGGCGGATTGTCTACCTTCGTCATATACGGCGGCATTATCAATATCGGCTCGCTGCTGATCTTTACGGCCGCTTTTTCCTGGAAAGCGCTGCTTGCCACGTATATATCCGGCTTCTGGTTTGATATGGTGCATGCGCTCGCGACGGTTTTTTTCCTCTTTATCCTCTCTAGGCCGATGCTTGAAAAGCTGGACCGGGTCAAAACGAAATACGGTTTGTTGGAGCCATAA
- a CDS encoding energy-coupling factor transporter transmembrane component T, which produces MRDPFSSYHPILNFGYFTVMLLSSMFFMHPVFQGIALLSAVTYSLLLKGRSGVKFHMLYMLPLLLFMAAMNPAFNHAGVTILFYLKSGNPVTLESIVFGVSAACMFVTVIIWFSCYNAVMTSDKFIYIFGKILPSLSLILSMVLRFVPRYIAQMKTISNAQKCIGRDMSQGNMLQRARNGIAILSILTTWALENAIETADSMKSRGYGQHGRTSYSNFRFDRRDRIMLAVLAGLIACVLVGAVLGENTIRFFPSIKVSVVTPVSYAVYIAYFALCTIPVQVAIMEEVKWKYIESKT; this is translated from the coding sequence ATGAGGGATCCTTTTTCCTCCTATCACCCGATTCTTAATTTCGGTTATTTTACCGTGATGCTGCTGTCCAGCATGTTCTTTATGCATCCGGTATTTCAGGGGATCGCCTTGCTGAGCGCGGTTACTTATTCCTTGCTGCTGAAAGGCCGGAGCGGAGTCAAATTCCATATGCTGTATATGCTGCCGCTCCTGCTGTTCATGGCCGCGATGAACCCGGCTTTCAACCATGCGGGCGTGACGATTCTGTTTTATCTCAAGAGCGGAAATCCGGTGACGCTGGAATCGATTGTATTCGGCGTGTCGGCAGCCTGTATGTTCGTGACCGTAATCATATGGTTTTCCTGCTACAATGCCGTGATGACATCGGATAAGTTCATTTACATTTTCGGAAAAATACTGCCTTCGCTCTCATTGATTTTATCGATGGTGCTGCGGTTCGTACCGAGGTATATTGCGCAAATGAAGACGATCTCGAACGCCCAAAAATGCATCGGAAGGGATATGTCGCAGGGAAATATGCTGCAGCGCGCACGGAACGGAATTGCGATTTTATCCATACTGACGACATGGGCACTCGAGAATGCGATTGAAACGGCGGACTCCATGAAGTCCAGAGGATACGGGCAGCACGGACGGACAAGCTACTCTAATTTCCGCTTTGACCGCCGGGATCGGATCATGCTCGCCGTTCTGGCGGGACTCATCGCATGTGTGCTGGTCGGGGCCGTGCTGGGCGAAAATACGATACGTTTTTTTCCGTCTATCAAAGTAAGCGTGGTTACGCCGGTTAGTTATGCCGTATATATTGCATATTTTGCATTATGTACGATACCTGTTCAGGTCGCGATCATGGAGGAGGTCAAATGGAAATATATCGAATCGAAAACTTGA
- a CDS encoding ABC transporter ATP-binding protein, whose product MEIYRIENLNFAFPGQERQVLSGIRLTIRSGEFVTICGKSGCGKSTLLRHLKTVLMPHGKREGCIYFRGEHLADTDQRTQASEIGFVLQNPDNQIVTDKVWHELAFGLESLGTDSRTIRLRVAEMASFFGIQTWYHRNVSELSGGQKQLLNLASVMAMQPSVLILDEPTSQLDPIAAADFLETVKRINRELGTTVIITEHRLEELLPISDRLIAMDEGSIIADHAPAKAGEALHAMNHPMFAAMPSPMRIYAGALENGGYPVTVKEGRQWLDAFYPESSPQAKPDNAENREHPGPAAIQFKDVWFRYEKHGADILKDLTFEVKEGQFYCIVGGNGTGKTTALSLISGLRQPYRGKVLIHGKNPAKMPSRELFSAYLGVLPQNPQTLFVKKTVREDLYEMLSGSKLTPVEKAGKVKDVSEFAELEPLLDMHPYDLSGGEQQRAALAKVLLLEPKILLLDEPTKGLDAFFKEKLARLLQKLKAAGVTIVMVSHDIEFCAKYGEECAMFFDGSIIAANRAKPFFAGNSFYTTAANRMARHVWNDAVTVEDVIERCRTSKPQVNV is encoded by the coding sequence ATGGAAATATATCGAATCGAAAACTTGAATTTTGCCTTCCCGGGCCAAGAACGGCAGGTGCTTTCCGGTATACGCCTTACAATACGAAGCGGTGAATTCGTAACTATATGCGGAAAATCGGGATGCGGAAAAAGCACGCTGTTAAGACATCTGAAAACCGTGCTTATGCCGCATGGCAAACGGGAGGGATGCATTTATTTTCGCGGCGAGCATCTGGCGGATACGGATCAGCGCACGCAGGCATCGGAAATCGGATTTGTGCTGCAGAACCCCGACAACCAGATTGTGACTGACAAGGTATGGCATGAACTGGCTTTCGGGCTGGAGAGCCTGGGGACCGATTCCCGCACCATTCGGCTGCGCGTCGCGGAGATGGCAAGCTTTTTCGGCATCCAAACCTGGTATCATCGGAACGTTTCCGAGTTGTCCGGAGGCCAGAAGCAGCTGCTTAATTTGGCTTCGGTCATGGCCATGCAGCCTTCGGTATTGATTTTGGATGAGCCGACTTCTCAATTGGACCCGATTGCAGCTGCGGATTTTCTGGAGACTGTAAAAAGGATTAACCGGGAACTGGGGACCACCGTCATCATCACCGAACACCGGCTCGAAGAGCTTCTTCCAATTTCCGACCGCCTGATCGCGATGGACGAAGGCAGTATCATCGCAGATCATGCGCCGGCAAAAGCTGGAGAAGCGCTGCATGCGATGAACCATCCGATGTTTGCCGCCATGCCGTCGCCAATGCGGATATATGCGGGTGCTCTAGAGAACGGCGGATACCCGGTTACGGTGAAGGAAGGGCGGCAATGGCTGGACGCTTTTTATCCTGAAAGCAGCCCACAGGCCAAGCCGGACAATGCGGAAAACCGGGAGCATCCGGGTCCTGCCGCCATCCAGTTCAAGGATGTTTGGTTTAGATACGAGAAACATGGGGCGGATATTCTAAAGGATTTGACGTTTGAGGTGAAAGAGGGGCAATTTTACTGTATTGTCGGCGGGAACGGGACAGGCAAAACGACCGCGTTGTCGCTTATTAGCGGGCTAAGGCAGCCTTACCGGGGAAAGGTGCTGATTCACGGCAAAAATCCGGCCAAAATGCCATCACGCGAGCTGTTCTCGGCTTATCTTGGCGTACTTCCGCAAAATCCGCAAACGCTGTTCGTCAAAAAAACCGTCCGGGAAGATTTATACGAAATGTTATCCGGCAGCAAGCTGACCCCAGTTGAAAAAGCAGGGAAGGTGAAGGACGTGTCCGAATTTGCGGAACTGGAACCTTTGCTGGACATGCATCCTTATGATCTGAGCGGAGGCGAACAGCAGCGGGCTGCACTGGCCAAAGTACTGCTGTTGGAACCGAAAATTTTACTGCTCGACGAACCGACGAAAGGATTGGACGCCTTCTTTAAGGAGAAGCTGGCCCGGCTTTTGCAAAAGCTGAAAGCGGCGGGAGTTACGATCGTGATGGTCTCGCATGATATCGAATTTTGCGCCAAATACGGCGAGGAATGCGCGATGTTTTTTGATGGCAGCATCATCGCGGCAAACCGGGCCAAACCGTTTTTTGCGGGCAACAGCTTTTATACCACGGCGGCGAACCGCATGGCGCGGCATGTATGGAACGATGCCGTTACAGTCGAGGATGTGATTGAGCGATGCAGGACAAGCAAGCCGCAAGTCAACGTTTAA
- a CDS encoding ABC transporter permease, which yields MLKRRSSAGRIFDFLKKNYFLYVLLAPALILTLIFKYVPMYGAIIAFKDFSPIRGIMGSPWVGLKHFEKFLYSPNFDVIFMNTLKLSFLGLIFSFPVPILLALMLNQVRKTAVKKNVQLFLYAPNFISVVVIVGMLFIFLSPTGPINQILMHFTGRPLMFMSEPEYFRWIYILSDIWQGAGWASIIYVAALANVDPELHHAASLDGANLLQRIRNIDLPTIRPIMAIVFILAAGGIMSIGFEKAYLMQTSMNLPASEIIATYVYKVGLQSGDYAYSAAVGLFNSVINVILLLTVNFIVKKLNEGEGLY from the coding sequence GTGCTGAAGCGGAGGAGCTCGGCGGGGCGCATATTCGATTTTCTGAAAAAGAATTACTTTTTGTACGTCCTGCTCGCTCCGGCGCTGATCCTGACCCTGATATTCAAATATGTCCCGATGTACGGCGCCATCATCGCATTCAAGGATTTCAGTCCGATCCGGGGCATCATGGGAAGTCCCTGGGTGGGACTGAAGCATTTCGAGAAGTTTCTGTACTCGCCCAATTTCGACGTTATTTTTATGAATACGCTTAAATTGAGCTTCCTGGGCCTCATTTTCAGCTTCCCGGTGCCGATCCTGCTGGCGCTCATGCTGAACCAGGTCCGGAAGACTGCGGTGAAAAAGAACGTTCAGCTCTTCTTGTACGCGCCGAACTTCATCTCGGTCGTGGTGATTGTCGGCATGCTGTTCATCTTTTTGTCGCCGACGGGGCCAATCAACCAGATTCTGATGCATTTCACGGGCAGGCCGCTCATGTTTATGTCCGAACCGGAATATTTCCGCTGGATTTACATTTTGTCGGATATTTGGCAGGGGGCCGGCTGGGCCTCGATTATATACGTGGCCGCGCTCGCCAACGTCGATCCGGAGCTGCACCATGCGGCAAGCCTGGACGGGGCGAACCTGCTGCAGCGGATCCGGAACATCGATCTTCCGACGATTCGTCCGATCATGGCGATCGTGTTCATCCTGGCGGCGGGCGGCATCATGTCCATCGGCTTCGAAAAAGCATATCTGATGCAGACCTCGATGAACCTGCCCGCATCGGAAATCATTGCGACTTACGTATATAAGGTCGGTTTGCAATCGGGCGATTACGCGTATTCCGCGGCGGTCGGATTGTTCAACTCCGTCATTAACGTCATTTTGCTGCTGACCGTGAACTTTATCGTCAAAAAGCTGAACGAAGGCGAAGGTCTCTACTAG
- a CDS encoding LacI family DNA-binding transcriptional regulator, with amino-acid sequence MKEKVTIQDIADALGISRNTASKALNGSESIPSETRNKVIKKAIELKYKQFAYMETDNLLAKNPGNIALLTANMPSSSHFGSRLISGLEKRISAEGYNLSIHIVRDFERSALQLPNNFETSKVDGIICIELFDKEYTQKITSLGLPTIFIDCAADMFYPDLEADLLLMENEHSTYFMTRRLIESGCGSFGFIGDYNHCKSFNERWAGFNRALTEAGVPLDLGQCVLNPDKEFISEADWMDKRLEQIAELPAAFVCANDFIAVNVMKSLKNKNISIPEDIAVVGFDNAPESRIVEPHLTTVHIFSDEMGITAADMLLSRIQEPSQPHQVTHIQTKPIFRESALMAK; translated from the coding sequence ATGAAGGAAAAAGTAACGATTCAAGATATAGCCGATGCACTTGGCATTTCTAGAAACACGGCGTCCAAGGCGCTTAACGGCAGCGAGAGCATCCCGAGCGAAACCCGCAACAAGGTCATCAAGAAAGCGATCGAGCTTAAATATAAACAGTTTGCATATATGGAAACCGATAATCTGTTAGCGAAAAACCCGGGGAACATCGCCCTGCTGACGGCCAATATGCCCAGCAGCTCCCACTTCGGCTCCCGCCTGATCAGCGGGCTCGAGAAACGGATCAGCGCCGAAGGGTATAATCTGTCGATTCATATCGTGCGCGACTTCGAGCGGAGCGCCCTGCAATTGCCCAACAATTTCGAGACGTCCAAGGTGGACGGCATCATCTGTATCGAGCTGTTCGATAAAGAATACACGCAAAAGATCACGAGCCTCGGGCTGCCAACTATTTTCATCGACTGCGCAGCCGACATGTTCTATCCCGATCTGGAGGCGGATCTGCTGCTGATGGAAAACGAGCACAGCACGTACTTCATGACCCGCCGGTTGATCGAGAGCGGCTGCGGCTCCTTCGGCTTCATCGGCGATTACAACCACTGCAAAAGCTTTAACGAGCGCTGGGCGGGCTTCAACCGGGCCCTCACCGAGGCGGGAGTGCCGCTGGACCTGGGCCAATGCGTTTTGAATCCGGATAAGGAGTTCATTTCCGAGGCCGATTGGATGGACAAGCGGCTGGAGCAAATCGCCGAACTGCCTGCGGCCTTCGTCTGTGCCAACGATTTCATTGCGGTCAATGTCATGAAATCGCTCAAAAACAAAAACATCTCCATTCCCGAGGACATCGCCGTCGTTGGCTTCGACAACGCGCCGGAATCGCGCATCGTTGAGCCGCATTTGACGACCGTACATATTTTTAGCGACGAAATGGGCATCACGGCAGCCGACATGCTGCTGTCCCGCATCCAGGAGCCGTCGCAGCCGCATCAGGTTACGCATATCCAGACGAAGCCGATCTTCCGGGAATCGGCGTTGATGGCGAAGTAG